From the genome of Naumannella halotolerans, one region includes:
- a CDS encoding PaaI family thioesterase yields MSTQDDEVIESEFMRATGLVMTEITATKVTGYAELGPRQHQPHGIVHGGVYCAIIETVASTGAFTAVADQGKVVVGVHNATDFLRAVSEARATVVGEPLFQGRTQQLWQVVITNDANSKELARGQVRLAVIDRPS; encoded by the coding sequence ATGAGCACACAGGACGACGAGGTCATCGAGAGCGAGTTCATGCGGGCCACCGGTCTGGTGATGACCGAGATCACCGCGACAAAGGTCACCGGGTACGCCGAGCTGGGCCCACGCCAGCACCAGCCCCATGGCATCGTGCACGGCGGGGTGTACTGCGCGATCATCGAGACCGTGGCCAGCACCGGTGCCTTCACCGCCGTCGCCGATCAGGGCAAGGTCGTGGTCGGCGTGCACAATGCGACCGACTTCCTCCGCGCGGTCTCCGAGGCCCGGGCGACGGTGGTGGGCGAGCCGCTCTTCCAGGGCCGCACGCAGCAGTTGTGGCAGGTCGTGATCACCAATGACGCGAACAGCAAGGAACTGGCCCGCGGCCAGGTCCGGCTGGCTGTGATCGACCGGCCGAGCTGA
- the atpB gene encoding F0F1 ATP synthase subunit A — translation MPTVGDECKETIDPATGVPEYHAPTVECDFMFTGGFIPGVDWVDKPLIQALIAFLLVGIVWLLASNKLRVIPSKAQFAAEYAYNFVRNGIARDALGPDYRAYLPLLMSLFFFLLLSNVFGITFLFMYPTAASIGYAWGLALLVFVVYNGAGIARHGARYFKNSLIPAGVPWPLLPIIIPIEFLSNFIIRPLTLGLRLFGNMFAGHIVILVFTVGGGWLLLYGAHASNRWGLVNNIAGGAALIFSMALFALELLIAALQAYVFTVLSAQYVASSLAEDH, via the coding sequence ATGCCCACCGTCGGCGACGAGTGCAAGGAGACCATCGATCCGGCAACGGGTGTCCCCGAGTACCACGCACCGACGGTCGAGTGCGATTTCATGTTCACCGGCGGGTTCATCCCCGGGGTGGACTGGGTCGACAAGCCGCTGATCCAGGCACTGATCGCCTTCCTGCTGGTCGGTATCGTCTGGCTGCTCGCCTCGAACAAGCTGCGGGTGATTCCGAGCAAGGCACAGTTCGCAGCCGAGTACGCCTACAACTTCGTCCGCAACGGCATCGCCCGCGATGCTCTAGGACCCGATTACCGGGCCTACCTGCCGCTGTTGATGAGCCTGTTCTTCTTCCTGCTGCTCAGCAACGTCTTCGGCATCACCTTCTTGTTCATGTACCCGACGGCGGCGAGCATCGGCTATGCCTGGGGTCTGGCGCTGCTGGTCTTCGTCGTCTACAACGGTGCCGGAATCGCCCGGCACGGTGCGCGCTACTTCAAGAACAGCCTGATCCCGGCCGGTGTGCCGTGGCCGCTGCTGCCGATCATCATCCCGATCGAGTTCTTGTCGAACTTCATCATCCGCCCGTTGACGCTGGGCCTGCGACTGTTCGGCAACATGTTCGCCGGTCACATCGTGATCCTGGTCTTCACCGTCGGCGGTGGCTGGCTGCTGCTCTACGGTGCGCACGCCTCCAACCGCTGGGGGCTCGTCAACAACATCGCCGGTGGTGCCGCGCTGATCTTCTCCATGGCTCTGTTCGCCCTGGAGTTGCTGATCGCGGCCCTGCAGGCCTACGTGTTCACCGTCCTGTCCGCCCAGTACGTCGCCTCCTCGCTCGCCGAGGACCACTGA
- the rraA gene encoding ribonuclease E activity regulator RraA, translated as MVATADLWDERGDSLASVSIQLRDLGGKIDFDGQVRTIRCHRDNALIKQILATPGDGAVLVVDGGGSLESALVGDLIGASAVRNDWSGVIINGAVRDSVELGKLDLGVKALGTNPRKSAKDGAGEVDVEITIGDVVFTPGAHVWADADGIVVGES; from the coding sequence ATGGTTGCCACCGCCGATCTGTGGGACGAGCGCGGCGATTCACTTGCCAGCGTCTCGATTCAGCTCCGCGATCTCGGTGGCAAGATCGACTTCGACGGACAGGTACGCACGATCCGCTGCCATCGGGACAACGCCTTGATCAAGCAGATCCTGGCCACACCCGGTGACGGGGCAGTGCTGGTGGTCGACGGCGGTGGTTCGCTGGAGAGTGCACTGGTCGGTGATCTGATCGGTGCCTCCGCGGTGCGCAACGACTGGTCCGGGGTGATCATCAACGGTGCCGTCCGGGACAGCGTCGAGCTGGGCAAGTTGGATCTGGGAGTGAAGGCCCTGGGGACCAATCCCCGGAAGTCGGCCAAGGACGGTGCAGGCGAGGTGGATGTCGAGATCACGATCGGCGATGTCGTCTTCACCCCCGGCGCCCATGTCTGGGCCGATGCCGACGGGATCGTCGTCGGCGAGTCCTGA
- a CDS encoding MraY family glycosyltransferase has product MREYLLVFLIAATVTYLGSGLCRRIAVRAGAVAQVRERDMHTVPIPYLGGLAMFFGVAAAFVVAVNLPFLGRLELVRHDAWAVLAAAGVICAVGVLDDLFELNALAKLAGQILAAGLVVALGVKMLWIPLPDRIFTLNDASSIAITVFFIVLCTNAVNYVDGLDGLAAGVIAIGALAFFSYAYWLTWDQDIFRATTASLITVAAAGACIGFLPHNFTPARMFMGDSGSMLLGLLLATSAISLTGQIDSTRLVDSGAERAGGLLPAYLPLILPIAALALPILDFSLAFVRRTIRGHWWWVADKQHLHHQLVARGHSHRNAVLLMYVWAAIISFGTIAIGMTGQWTTLILLAVLILIIARLTIGPLRRSRPAG; this is encoded by the coding sequence ATGCGTGAGTACCTGCTGGTCTTCCTGATCGCCGCGACGGTGACCTATCTCGGCAGTGGGCTGTGCCGACGGATCGCGGTCCGGGCCGGCGCCGTGGCCCAGGTCCGCGAGCGGGACATGCACACCGTGCCGATCCCGTACCTCGGCGGGCTGGCGATGTTCTTCGGGGTGGCCGCGGCCTTCGTCGTGGCGGTGAACCTGCCGTTCCTCGGCCGACTCGAACTGGTCCGCCACGATGCCTGGGCGGTGCTCGCCGCAGCCGGGGTGATCTGTGCGGTCGGGGTGCTGGACGACCTCTTCGAACTGAATGCGCTGGCCAAACTCGCCGGTCAGATCCTGGCCGCCGGGCTGGTGGTCGCACTCGGCGTGAAGATGTTGTGGATCCCGCTGCCCGATCGCATCTTCACCCTCAACGATGCCTCCTCGATCGCCATCACGGTCTTCTTCATCGTGCTCTGCACCAATGCGGTGAACTACGTCGACGGCCTCGACGGGCTGGCCGCAGGGGTGATCGCCATCGGTGCCCTGGCCTTCTTCTCCTACGCCTACTGGCTGACCTGGGACCAGGACATCTTCCGGGCCACCACCGCCAGCCTGATCACCGTCGCCGCAGCGGGTGCCTGTATCGGCTTCCTGCCGCACAACTTCACCCCTGCGCGAATGTTCATGGGCGACTCGGGATCGATGCTGTTGGGACTGCTGCTGGCCACCTCGGCGATCAGCCTCACCGGTCAGATCGACTCCACCCGGTTGGTCGACAGCGGTGCCGAACGGGCCGGTGGGCTGTTGCCGGCGTACCTGCCGCTGATCCTGCCGATCGCGGCACTGGCCCTGCCCATCCTGGACTTCAGCCTGGCCTTCGTCCGCCGGACCATCCGCGGTCACTGGTGGTGGGTGGCCGACAAACAGCATCTGCACCACCAATTGGTCGCCCGGGGGCACAGCCATCGCAATGCGGTGCTGCTGATGTACGTGTGGGCGGCCATCATCTCCTTCGGCACGATCGCCATCGGGATGACCGGGCAGTGGACCACCTTGATCCTGCTGGCCGTACTGATCTTGATCATCGCCCGGCTGACCATCGGGCCGCTGCGCCGCAGCCGGCCCGCCGGTTAG
- the thrB gene encoding homoserine kinase, with product MSVPSVPGPTAFPALAVTVPATSANLGPGFDALGLAWDLVDEVRLEVADEFAVSVTGEGAGRVPEGRRHLVIATLLSGLADLGSPVPDGIRLSAVNRIPHGRGLGSSAAAVVTGLMAAWTWARPGRPVDERWLLRRARAAEGHLDNAAPALLGGLTLVVPGEDRVVRLPLDERLMGLAFIPDGAVATRAARGALPPTVPHPDASASVACAALLVHALQHSPQDLLAGTQDWLHQPYRAPLMPASAALLDRLRNAGHAAVISGAGPTVVVLGTPADLSGLDEALGFRMRRLRPAGGARVEFAPAHRG from the coding sequence TTGAGCGTTCCGTCCGTACCGGGACCGACCGCCTTCCCGGCGCTGGCGGTCACGGTGCCGGCCACCAGCGCGAACCTCGGCCCCGGTTTCGATGCCCTGGGCCTGGCCTGGGATCTGGTCGACGAGGTACGGCTGGAGGTCGCCGACGAATTCGCCGTGTCGGTCACCGGTGAGGGTGCCGGCCGGGTACCCGAGGGCCGGCGGCATCTGGTGATCGCCACGCTGCTCAGCGGGCTGGCCGATCTCGGCTCGCCGGTGCCGGACGGGATACGGCTGAGCGCAGTGAACCGGATTCCGCACGGGCGTGGTCTCGGCTCCTCGGCGGCGGCGGTGGTCACCGGTCTGATGGCCGCCTGGACCTGGGCCCGCCCGGGTCGCCCGGTGGACGAGCGTTGGCTGCTGCGCCGGGCCCGGGCAGCCGAGGGGCATCTGGACAACGCCGCACCGGCCCTGCTGGGCGGGCTGACGCTGGTCGTCCCCGGTGAGGACCGCGTGGTACGGCTGCCGCTGGACGAGCGGTTGATGGGATTGGCGTTCATTCCCGATGGTGCGGTCGCCACCCGGGCGGCCCGGGGAGCGCTGCCGCCGACGGTGCCGCATCCCGACGCCAGTGCCTCGGTCGCCTGTGCAGCACTGCTGGTACACGCCCTGCAGCACTCGCCGCAGGACCTGCTCGCCGGCACCCAGGACTGGTTGCACCAGCCGTACCGGGCGCCGCTGATGCCTGCCTCGGCAGCGCTGCTGGATCGGCTGCGCAATGCCGGACATGCCGCGGTGATCTCCGGTGCCGGGCCGACCGTGGTGGTGCTGGGGACGCCGGCGGACCTTTCGGGGTTGGATGAGGCGCTCGGGTTCCGGATGCGCCGGCTGCGGCCGGCCGGTGGTGCCCGGGTGGAATTCGCGCCCGCGCACCGAGGCTGA
- a CDS encoding AtpZ/AtpI family protein: MTKADRTARVRAAETSSRTPSDKQLDAQGMNEGMRVLAYLISGPLCYGGIGWLADRFIGTEFLVGIGMLVGCALSVYMIIRRYARSER; the protein is encoded by the coding sequence ATGACCAAAGCTGACCGGACTGCTAGAGTCCGTGCCGCCGAGACCTCCTCGCGAACCCCGTCGGACAAGCAACTGGATGCCCAGGGCATGAACGAGGGAATGCGGGTGCTGGCGTACCTGATCTCGGGTCCGCTCTGCTACGGCGGGATCGGCTGGCTGGCCGACCGATTCATCGGGACCGAGTTCCTGGTGGGAATCGGAATGCTGGTCGGATGTGCCTTGTCCGTCTACATGATCATCAGACGATACGCGAGGTCGGAGCGATGA
- the rpmE gene encoding 50S ribosomal protein L31: MKQGIHPEYVETQVSCTCGNTFTTHSTKTDGVIRAEVCSACHPFYTGKQKILDTGGRVARFQKRYAKKQS, from the coding sequence ATGAAGCAGGGAATTCATCCCGAGTACGTGGAGACCCAGGTCAGCTGCACCTGTGGCAACACCTTCACCACCCACAGCACCAAGACCGACGGCGTGATCCGCGCCGAGGTCTGCTCCGCCTGCCACCCGTTCTACACCGGCAAGCAGAAGATCCTTGACACCGGTGGCCGCGTCGCCCGGTTCCAGAAGCGGTACGCCAAGAAGCAGTCCTGA
- the rho gene encoding transcription termination factor Rho, which produces MTDTTETTSVTEPGRRRKGSGLEAMVLPELKKLASQLGLKGAAAMRKGDLITAIRAAQSGQPGSTGGAGRSAERPVENRPAEDSAGKQSGADRRAETQPALPDADARAEEARRVAIERASRRGDAEPKASQDQAGEESPSARTDRNHNADREHNADREHNADRNHNGRDDRNDNARGDRNEGDNGRGDRNDGDNGRGRGRNRRGNDNRGENRNDDRTRGESDSESRNGREGNGSEAPNPDDLVREIAERDNRGNDRNRNSDGDDRGSRRDRNRNRDDNNRDERNDRGNNNRNDRNDRGNNNDNDRNNRDGDDDGGRRGRRRRNRDRQNRRGRSGGMDRLDVEPVISEDDVLLQISGILDVLDNYAFVRTSGYLPGSNDAYVSLSMVRKYGLRKGDVVTGAIREPRDGERKEKFNPLVKIDSINGDDPEKAKNRPEFAKLTPLYPQERLRLETTPTNMTGRIIDLVSPIGKGQRGLINSPAKAGKTMVMQNIANAITTNNPEVHLMVVLVDERPEEVTDFERTVTGEVISSTFDRPAGDHTTVAELAIERAKRLVELGHDVVVLLDGITRLGRAYNLAAPASGRILSGGVDSAALYPPKKFFGAARNIENGGSLTILATALVDSGSRMDEVIFEEFKGTGNMELRLRREFADKRIFPAIDVDASSTRREELLLARDELQVMWKLRRVLSGLDGQQALETLLNRMKKTQSNTEFLLQIQKTTPSQEN; this is translated from the coding sequence GTGACGGACACCACCGAGACGACGAGCGTCACGGAACCTGGTCGACGGCGCAAGGGTTCGGGTCTGGAAGCCATGGTGCTCCCCGAACTGAAGAAGCTCGCCTCCCAGTTGGGCCTGAAGGGCGCCGCCGCCATGCGCAAGGGTGACCTGATCACGGCGATCCGAGCAGCTCAGTCCGGGCAGCCGGGATCGACCGGCGGTGCCGGTCGAAGCGCCGAGCGGCCCGTCGAGAACCGACCCGCGGAGGACTCGGCCGGTAAGCAGTCGGGTGCCGACCGCCGTGCCGAGACCCAGCCCGCGCTACCCGATGCCGATGCCCGCGCCGAGGAGGCGCGGAGAGTGGCCATCGAGCGTGCGAGTCGCCGCGGTGACGCCGAGCCGAAGGCGTCGCAGGACCAGGCCGGTGAGGAGAGCCCGAGCGCTCGTACCGACCGCAACCACAATGCCGACCGCGAGCACAATGCCGACCGCGAGCACAATGCCGACCGCAACCACAACGGTCGTGACGACCGCAACGACAACGCTCGCGGCGATCGCAACGAGGGCGACAACGGTCGGGGCGATCGCAACGATGGCGACAACGGACGGGGGCGCGGGCGCAACCGGCGTGGCAACGACAACCGGGGCGAGAACCGCAACGACGATCGCACCCGCGGGGAATCGGACTCCGAATCCCGCAACGGACGCGAGGGCAACGGTTCCGAGGCGCCGAATCCCGACGATCTGGTACGCGAGATCGCCGAGCGGGACAACCGGGGCAACGACCGCAATCGCAACTCCGATGGCGACGACCGGGGCTCGCGACGTGACCGCAATCGCAATCGTGACGACAACAATCGTGACGAGCGCAACGATCGCGGCAACAACAATCGGAACGACCGCAACGACCGCGGGAACAACAACGACAACGACCGGAACAACCGCGACGGTGACGATGACGGCGGTCGTCGCGGACGCCGTCGTCGCAACCGCGACCGGCAGAACCGGCGCGGCCGCAGCGGCGGGATGGACCGGCTCGACGTCGAACCGGTGATCAGTGAGGACGACGTCCTGCTGCAGATCTCCGGCATCCTCGACGTGCTGGACAACTACGCCTTCGTCCGTACCAGTGGCTACCTGCCCGGTTCCAACGACGCCTACGTCTCGTTGTCGATGGTGCGCAAGTACGGTCTGCGCAAGGGCGATGTGGTGACCGGCGCGATCCGCGAACCCCGCGACGGGGAGCGGAAGGAGAAGTTCAATCCGCTGGTCAAGATCGATTCGATCAACGGAGATGACCCGGAGAAGGCGAAGAACCGGCCGGAGTTCGCCAAGCTGACCCCGCTCTACCCGCAGGAGCGTCTGCGGCTGGAGACCACGCCGACGAACATGACCGGACGGATCATCGATCTGGTCTCGCCGATCGGCAAGGGGCAGCGTGGCTTGATCAACTCACCGGCCAAGGCCGGCAAGACGATGGTGATGCAGAACATCGCCAATGCGATCACGACCAACAACCCCGAGGTGCACCTGATGGTGGTGCTGGTCGACGAACGTCCCGAGGAGGTCACCGACTTCGAGCGGACCGTCACCGGTGAAGTGATCTCCTCCACCTTCGACCGGCCGGCCGGTGACCACACCACGGTCGCCGAGCTCGCCATCGAACGAGCGAAGCGTCTGGTCGAGCTCGGACACGATGTGGTCGTGCTGCTCGACGGCATCACCCGCCTGGGCCGGGCCTACAACCTGGCGGCACCGGCATCGGGCCGGATCCTGTCCGGTGGCGTGGACTCGGCAGCGCTCTACCCGCCGAAGAAGTTCTTCGGTGCTGCGCGCAACATCGAGAACGGCGGTTCACTGACCATTCTCGCCACCGCGCTGGTGGACAGTGGCTCCCGGATGGACGAGGTGATCTTCGAGGAGTTCAAGGGAACCGGCAACATGGAGCTGCGGTTGCGCCGTGAGTTCGCCGACAAGCGGATCTTCCCGGCGATCGACGTGGATGCCTCCAGCACCCGTCGGGAGGAACTGCTGCTGGCCCGTGACGAACTGCAGGTGATGTGGAAGCTTCGCCGGGTGCTCAGTGGACTCGACGGACAACAGGCCCTGGAGACCTTGTTGAACCGGATGAAGAAGACCCAGAGCAACACCGAGTTCTTGTTGCAGATCCAGAAGACGACGCCGAGCCAGGAGAACTGA
- a CDS encoding L-threonylcarbamoyladenylate synthase: MSSTDRPGVPGDPAPSRILPTDDVGEAAARARRLIVAGKCVVLPTDTVYGIAADAFDAEAVQRLLDAKGRGRDMPPPVLVADPEVAMALASDVPPAARELMERFWPGPLTLVLTAQRSLRLDLGDADGTVAIRIPDHEIARAVLRVTGPLAVSSANKTGQPAARTAQEAELQLGLSVAGYLDAGRSSDGPSSTIVDFVSTPDGALLRVGGIGVEELREVLPALHVPPELAQPEGTESAKGRPNDA; the protein is encoded by the coding sequence GTGAGCAGCACGGACCGGCCGGGAGTCCCGGGAGACCCGGCACCCAGCCGGATCCTGCCCACCGACGATGTCGGCGAGGCGGCGGCCCGGGCACGCCGACTGATCGTGGCCGGCAAATGTGTGGTGCTGCCCACCGACACCGTCTACGGGATCGCCGCCGATGCCTTCGACGCCGAGGCCGTCCAGCGCCTGCTGGATGCCAAGGGCCGCGGTCGGGACATGCCGCCGCCGGTACTGGTGGCCGATCCCGAGGTGGCGATGGCCCTGGCCTCCGATGTGCCGCCGGCTGCCCGGGAACTGATGGAGCGTTTCTGGCCCGGGCCGTTGACCCTGGTACTGACCGCCCAGCGAAGCCTCCGCCTCGACCTGGGCGATGCCGACGGTACCGTCGCGATCCGGATCCCCGATCACGAGATCGCCCGGGCGGTGCTGCGGGTGACCGGCCCGCTCGCCGTGAGCAGCGCGAACAAGACCGGTCAGCCCGCTGCCCGTACCGCCCAGGAGGCCGAGCTGCAGCTCGGGCTGTCGGTCGCCGGCTATCTCGACGCCGGCCGCAGCAGTGACGGCCCTTCCTCGACGATCGTCGACTTCGTCTCCACCCCCGACGGTGCCTTGCTGCGGGTCGGCGGCATCGGTGTGGAGGAATTGCGGGAAGTCCTGCCCGCGCTGCACGTACCGCCGGAGCTGGCCCAGCCCGAGGGGACCGAGTCGGCAAAGGGTCGCCCGAACGATGCGTGA
- the prfA gene encoding peptide chain release factor 1 — MTTPPSAAGTSDGVFDPGPVRAEFAELEVALADPATHADPARVRRIGRRHAELQPLIKAFDDREKLLADQRAATELAAEDPSFADEVDELSQKLERNTEKLTRLLAPRDPNDAADALIEIKSGEGGEESALFAGDLLRMYTRYAESRGWKVEVLDSQETDLGGYRSVTVAIKGGSGAGEQPFGVLKFEGGVHRVQRVPVTETQGRVHTSAAGVLVMPEVEADEVDIDPADLRIDVFRSSGPGGQGVNTTDSAVRITHLPTGIVVSCQNERSQLQNREQAMRMLRARLVARAEEEAAAAASDARRSQVRTVDRSERIRTYNFGENRIADHRIGFKAYNMDAVLNGELGAVLTALAEADLAARLGR, encoded by the coding sequence CTGACGACACCGCCCTCGGCTGCCGGTACCTCCGACGGGGTCTTCGATCCCGGCCCGGTACGGGCGGAATTCGCCGAGCTGGAAGTCGCCCTGGCCGATCCGGCCACCCACGCCGATCCGGCGCGGGTGCGCCGGATCGGCCGTCGTCATGCCGAACTGCAACCGCTGATCAAGGCCTTCGACGACCGCGAGAAGTTGCTGGCCGATCAGCGGGCGGCGACCGAACTGGCCGCCGAGGACCCCTCGTTCGCCGACGAGGTCGACGAACTGTCCCAGAAGCTGGAGCGCAACACCGAGAAGCTGACCCGGCTGCTCGCACCGCGTGACCCCAACGATGCCGCCGACGCCCTGATCGAGATCAAGTCCGGTGAGGGCGGCGAGGAATCCGCGCTGTTCGCCGGCGACCTGCTGCGGATGTACACCCGCTATGCCGAGTCCCGCGGCTGGAAGGTCGAGGTGCTCGACTCCCAGGAGACCGATCTCGGCGGGTATCGCTCGGTCACCGTGGCGATCAAGGGCGGCAGCGGAGCAGGGGAGCAGCCCTTCGGTGTGCTCAAGTTCGAAGGCGGTGTGCACCGGGTCCAGCGGGTACCGGTGACCGAGACCCAGGGGCGGGTGCACACCAGCGCCGCCGGCGTCCTGGTGATGCCGGAGGTGGAGGCCGATGAGGTCGACATCGACCCCGCCGATCTGCGGATCGACGTCTTCCGCTCCTCCGGTCCCGGCGGTCAGGGTGTGAACACCACCGATTCGGCGGTCCGGATCACCCATCTGCCGACCGGGATCGTCGTCTCCTGCCAGAACGAGCGCTCCCAGCTGCAGAACCGGGAGCAGGCGATGCGGATGCTCCGGGCGCGGCTGGTCGCCCGGGCCGAGGAGGAGGCGGCAGCCGCAGCCTCCGATGCACGGCGCTCGCAGGTACGTACCGTCGACCGGTCCGAGCGCATCCGTACCTACAACTTCGGGGAGAACCGGATCGCCGATCACCGGATCGGGTTCAAGGCCTACAACATGGACGCGGTGCTGAACGGCGAGCTGGGCGCGGTGCTGACCGCGCTCGCCGAGGCCGACCTGGCGGCCCGGCTGGGGCGATGA
- the prmC gene encoding peptide chain release factor N(5)-glutamine methyltransferase, with amino-acid sequence MSTEPMPVADHGDRSIAVVLRRTGRLLTDGGSPSPAAEARTLLAHVLGVELGALVLAPPLQAAQLEALTALVRRRIAGEPLQHLTGEAWFRTVRLEVGPGVFTPRPETEVMTGWAVDWLRHRIADGVAAPVVVELGAGSGAISAAVSAEVPAALVHAVELSEDALAWASKNLSRHGVDLRHGDLADAFPDLDRTVDLVISNPPYIPLEHWDGVAEEVRTHEPHLALFSGPDGLTAMRQVAATAHRLLRVDGPAGRGGVVAAEHAEVQADSAPAVFIDHGGFVAVADHRDLTGRPRFVTAQRSDSGRMER; translated from the coding sequence ATGAGCACCGAACCGATGCCGGTCGCCGACCACGGCGACAGATCGATCGCGGTAGTCCTGCGGCGTACCGGTCGGCTGCTCACCGACGGGGGATCGCCGAGCCCGGCCGCCGAGGCGCGGACCCTCCTGGCGCATGTGCTGGGTGTCGAACTCGGTGCCCTGGTGCTGGCCCCACCACTGCAGGCCGCCCAGCTCGAGGCGCTCACCGCACTGGTGAGGCGTCGGATCGCCGGTGAACCCCTGCAGCACCTGACCGGAGAGGCCTGGTTCCGGACCGTCCGGCTGGAAGTCGGCCCGGGTGTGTTCACACCACGTCCGGAGACCGAGGTGATGACCGGATGGGCCGTGGACTGGCTGCGCCATCGGATCGCCGACGGGGTCGCCGCACCGGTGGTGGTCGAACTCGGCGCCGGTTCGGGTGCGATCTCGGCGGCCGTCAGCGCCGAGGTCCCGGCCGCCCTGGTACATGCGGTGGAGCTGTCGGAGGACGCACTGGCCTGGGCCTCGAAGAACCTCTCCCGCCACGGGGTCGACCTGCGCCACGGCGACCTCGCCGATGCCTTCCCCGACCTGGATCGGACGGTCGACCTGGTGATCAGCAACCCGCCCTACATCCCGCTGGAGCACTGGGACGGCGTGGCCGAGGAGGTACGCACCCACGAACCGCACCTGGCGCTGTTCTCCGGTCCGGACGGATTGACCGCGATGCGACAGGTCGCAGCCACCGCGCATCGCCTGTTGCGGGTCGACGGGCCGGCTGGCCGCGGGGGAGTGGTCGCCGCCGAACATGCCGAGGTGCAGGCCGACAGCGCGCCGGCGGTGTTCATCGATCACGGCGGTTTCGTCGCCGTGGCCGACCATCGTGACCTGACCGGCAGGCCGCGGTTCGTCACGGCGCAGCGGTCGGATTCTGGCAGGATGGAACGGTGA
- a CDS encoding LysE family translocator, whose protein sequence is MEWASLGIFLSVVIVLVLAPGPDTAVVLKQAMVHGPRPGLWTVAGVSLANLTQGLVAAAGLGALIVTIDPLFWTIKYVGAAYLVVLGALSIRAAIRGRYAPLAATDPAAVVTGPADDVPSDPVGTTGGTVTDDRRTRRRLRAGGSRSSFLQGALSNLTNPKVLIFYLAILPQFLTPGQGVLALVFYATATTVLGTIYQALLVLGAHAARRFLTRRRVRRAFDAVTGSVLVAFGLAVALEH, encoded by the coding sequence ATGGAGTGGGCGTCATTGGGGATCTTCCTCTCGGTGGTGATCGTGCTGGTGCTGGCACCGGGCCCGGACACCGCGGTGGTGCTGAAGCAGGCGATGGTCCACGGGCCAAGACCGGGGCTGTGGACCGTGGCCGGGGTCAGCTTGGCGAACCTGACCCAGGGACTGGTCGCAGCGGCCGGTCTGGGCGCGTTGATCGTCACCATCGACCCGCTGTTCTGGACGATCAAGTACGTCGGTGCGGCGTACCTGGTGGTACTCGGTGCACTGTCGATCCGGGCCGCGATCCGCGGCCGGTACGCACCACTCGCCGCGACCGATCCGGCAGCCGTGGTAACGGGTCCGGCGGATGACGTACCGAGCGACCCGGTCGGTACGACAGGTGGCACGGTGACCGACGATCGGCGCACCCGGCGTCGGTTGCGTGCCGGTGGCAGTCGCAGCAGCTTCCTGCAGGGCGCACTGAGCAATCTGACCAACCCGAAGGTGTTGATCTTCTACCTGGCGATCCTGCCGCAGTTCCTGACCCCCGGGCAGGGCGTGCTGGCACTGGTGTTCTATGCCACCGCGACCACCGTGCTTGGGACGATCTACCAGGCATTGCTGGTGCTCGGTGCGCATGCCGCCCGCCGGTTCCTCACCCGCCGGCGAGTGCGTCGAGCCTTCGATGCGGTGACCGGTTCGGTCCTGGTCGCCTTCGGCCTGGCGGTGGCGCTCGAACATTGA